Proteins co-encoded in one Flavivirga eckloniae genomic window:
- a CDS encoding TonB-dependent receptor plug domain-containing protein, with the protein MKKKFSSVLTLLLALAVQLAFAQDKTISGTVIDDSGLPLPGTTILVKGTSSGTAADFDGKYSIKANEGATLVFSFVGYLTKEVTVGVSNMVNVTMKEDSQALEEVIVTGQGSGIQRRKLSTTVDVLSEKEIDRLPATQIDQLLQSTTPSAQIRLSSGQPGTASIIRTRGPISANSSSTPVIIVDGVRVDNLNSNPDRGIGTGGADVSALADIPTESIERIEYIKGGAATTLYGADAANGVIQIITKKGKTGVARVFFESRLGVISATKDYLKYKRTSEAIFEPGIIQQYKIGINGGSEKITYNFGGSLYKDDSYNDLNEQIRRSFSFGFGAQITDKFKYQGSFSYVGFDSNLDFNANTSFSRFSAFEGGGRGNLDELSEAEWIEERDRARKIGSLVDVSSVTNRITASNKFIYDFNESFQANATVGIDTRSTVQEENDTNALLIAIDSEPEGTTDQASFIRVLRNSFIVTADLNFTHRAEINDFSFVTILGGQFFRTTDRQTRVVGSGGVDGTKSINTFPTITASDFILENANYGLYFLENVGVYNVAFLEFGGRLDKNTSAGDNTSALFLPKMGVTYNISDHDFYKRSNLHNIVSNIKLRANYGEATNFAEPFSQDKTFGLESFLGAPAFRFDQPGNKDLISETVKTTEFGFELGFLNNRFNISATRYKAITEDALFTPTQPPSSGLLNQVQNIGEIENTGWEFALKTNILQTENHNLNISASYNTNDNLVKSTGGAAPFIVGGFNVVGSWVEEGKSLGYLRGTVAAPNGDGTYTFTPNSVLGKTFAPNFGSFGLNYTWKDFNFFTTGDYQFGGKSIELSFLLRHRRKVDNTGIPEDLVGTTSPFDYVNYFTFDSDFVKIRNIGVSYNFGDKLKIFTNVSFGITVTNPFNWVAGSFDPETTGSGIGNQNGFSSGGFAFGTESPPRTFISSLKFQF; encoded by the coding sequence ATGAAAAAAAAGTTTAGCAGTGTTCTAACGCTATTACTAGCGTTGGCAGTACAACTTGCATTTGCGCAAGACAAGACAATTTCAGGTACGGTTATAGACGATTCTGGCTTACCGTTACCTGGAACTACTATTCTGGTGAAAGGTACCAGTTCTGGTACAGCAGCAGATTTTGACGGTAAATATTCAATTAAAGCTAATGAAGGAGCCACCCTTGTTTTTAGTTTTGTAGGATATCTAACTAAAGAAGTTACCGTTGGAGTTTCCAATATGGTAAATGTTACCATGAAGGAAGATTCACAAGCGCTAGAAGAGGTTATTGTAACAGGACAAGGTTCTGGTATTCAAAGAAGAAAACTATCAACTACGGTTGATGTGCTTTCCGAAAAAGAGATTGATAGGCTTCCCGCTACACAAATAGATCAACTCTTACAATCTACAACACCAAGTGCTCAAATTCGATTAAGTTCTGGTCAACCCGGAACCGCCTCCATTATTAGAACTCGAGGGCCAATTTCGGCAAATTCATCGTCAACCCCTGTCATTATTGTTGATGGTGTTCGCGTCGATAATCTAAATTCAAATCCAGACCGAGGAATCGGTACGGGCGGCGCGGATGTATCGGCTTTAGCAGATATTCCTACGGAATCTATAGAAAGAATTGAATACATTAAAGGAGGTGCAGCAACAACATTATACGGAGCTGATGCTGCAAATGGGGTTATTCAAATAATCACGAAAAAAGGAAAGACTGGTGTTGCTAGGGTTTTCTTTGAAAGCAGATTAGGTGTTATAAGTGCTACAAAAGATTACCTGAAATACAAGAGAACAAGTGAAGCTATTTTTGAGCCTGGTATTATTCAACAATACAAAATAGGTATTAATGGAGGTTCTGAAAAAATAACATATAATTTTGGTGGAAGCTTATACAAAGATGATTCGTATAATGATTTAAACGAACAAATTAGAAGAAGTTTCTCTTTTGGTTTTGGAGCTCAGATAACGGATAAATTTAAATATCAGGGGTCTTTTTCTTATGTTGGGTTTGACTCTAATTTAGATTTTAATGCTAACACAAGTTTTTCGAGATTTTCGGCATTTGAAGGTGGGGGTAGAGGAAATTTAGATGAACTGTCTGAAGCAGAATGGATTGAAGAAAGAGACCGTGCCAGAAAAATTGGTAGCTTGGTTGATGTCTCAAGTGTAACAAATCGTATTACAGCTTCAAATAAATTTATCTACGATTTTAATGAATCCTTCCAAGCCAATGCTACCGTGGGTATCGATACCAGATCTACGGTTCAAGAAGAGAACGACACAAACGCTTTATTAATAGCAATAGATTCAGAGCCCGAAGGAACTACCGATCAAGCTAGTTTTATTAGAGTTTTAAGGAATTCTTTTATAGTAACAGCAGATTTAAACTTTACACACAGAGCAGAAATAAACGATTTTTCTTTTGTAACAATCCTTGGAGGTCAATTTTTTAGAACTACAGATAGACAAACTAGAGTTGTTGGCTCTGGAGGTGTAGATGGAACAAAATCTATAAACACATTCCCAACCATTACAGCTAGCGACTTTATTTTAGAAAATGCAAATTATGGATTGTATTTTCTTGAAAATGTGGGGGTTTATAATGTTGCTTTCTTAGAGTTTGGTGGACGTTTGGATAAAAACACATCGGCTGGAGATAACACTTCGGCACTATTTTTACCAAAAATGGGTGTTACTTATAACATTTCAGATCATGATTTTTATAAGAGAAGTAACCTCCACAATATAGTCTCCAATATTAAACTTCGAGCTAACTATGGGGAAGCAACAAACTTTGCAGAACCTTTTTCACAGGATAAGACTTTTGGGTTAGAATCCTTTTTAGGAGCTCCAGCTTTTCGATTTGATCAGCCAGGGAATAAAGACTTAATTTCAGAAACCGTAAAAACTACAGAATTTGGTTTCGAATTAGGGTTTTTAAATAATAGATTTAATATTAGTGCCACACGTTACAAAGCTATTACAGAAGATGCTTTATTTACACCAACACAACCACCTTCTTCTGGACTTTTAAACCAAGTACAAAATATAGGGGAAATCGAAAATACAGGTTGGGAATTTGCTTTAAAAACAAATATTTTACAAACAGAAAACCATAACTTAAACATCTCTGCTTCTTATAACACCAATGATAACTTAGTAAAGAGTACAGGTGGAGCAGCTCCATTTATTGTAGGAGGGTTTAATGTTGTTGGTTCATGGGTTGAAGAAGGTAAGAGTTTAGGGTATTTAAGAGGTACTGTGGCTGCTCCTAATGGAGATGGTACTTATACTTTTACACCAAACTCAGTACTTGGAAAAACCTTTGCCCCTAATTTTGGTTCTTTCGGATTGAATTATACATGGAAAGATTTTAACTTCTTTACCACTGGCGACTACCAATTTGGAGGTAAAAGTATTGAATTAAGTTTTTTACTAAGGCATAGAAGAAAAGTCGATAACACAGGTATTCCTGAGGATTTAGTGGGTACAACCTCACCTTTCGATTACGTAAATTACTTTACATTCGACAGCGATTTTGTTAAAATAAGAAACATAGGTGTTTCTTATAATTTTGGCGATAAATTAAAAATATTTACCAATGTTAGTTTTGGTATTACTGTAACAAATCCATTTAACTGGGTCGCAGGATCGTTTGACCCTGAAACTACAGGCTCTGGTATTGGAAACCAAAATGGATTTAGTAGTGGAGGGTTTGCCTTTGGAACAGAGTCTCCTCCAAGAACTTTTATAAGTTCTCTTAAATTTCAATTTTAA
- a CDS encoding helix-turn-helix domain-containing protein — MNCFLGFNYWDDKINSLANRVLIYRIEHSLTITELSEQIGVSNGIIERVEKSKILVSQKMIKRIEEYII; from the coding sequence GTGAATTGTTTTTTAGGGTTTAACTATTGGGATGATAAAATAAATTCACTTGCAAATAGGGTTTTAATTTACCGTATTGAACATAGTCTTACAATAACAGAATTGTCTGAACAAATTGGTGTCAGTAATGGAATTATTGAACGAGTTGAAAAATCTAAAATATTAGTTTCTCAAAAGATGATTAAAAGAATTGAAGAGTATATTATATAA